Proteins encoded by one window of Engraulis encrasicolus isolate BLACKSEA-1 chromosome 21, IST_EnEncr_1.0, whole genome shotgun sequence:
- the LOC134437168 gene encoding uncharacterized protein LOC134437168 produces MVGGAHPDLFEDVTMSAHTSGTHFARSMRATINMEHIPKSRRPQPRSLDVSGQSGRQESLKESGHRRKMRYRSYADEGELLAISSNSPSKMRKIHSKQECQGPIEFTNLQKVKVPGNSQVWRPVREPGGSAVKSLTDQSGRKLNQVTSRRNRKEVVAELPIQHKRAPNPQPPHQRLERPVSRKIVRSCCGPLVSAVGSRKPKTDEWKEAIQAAALHTSKDSCLFVFDL; encoded by the coding sequence ATGGTGGGAGGCGCCCATCCAGACCTGTTTGAAGATGTTACAATGTCAGCCCACACATCAGGCACACACTTTGCCAGGTCCATGAGGGCTACCATCAACATGGAGCACATCCCCAAATCCAGAAGGCCTCAGCCCAGATCCCTGGACGTCTCTGGGCAAAGTGGGAGGCAGGAGTCTCTCAAAGAATCTGGCCACCGCAGGAAGATGCGTTACCGCAGCTACGCTGATGAAGGTGAGCTTCTTGCCATCTCCTCCAACTCCCCGTCAAAGATGAGGAAGATTCATTCGAAGCAGGAATGTCAAGGTCCCATTGAGTTCACAAACCTCCAGAAAGTAAAAGTGCCCGGCAACAGCCAAGTCTGGAGACCAGTACGTGAGCCAGGAGGGTCCGCAGTCAAATCCTTAACCGACCAAAGTGGGAGGAAACTAAATCAAGTGACATCTCGGAGGAATAGGAAAGAAGTGGTGGCAGAACTTCCCATTCAACACAAGAGGGCACCAAATCCTCAACCACCGCATCAGAGACTTGAGAGGCCTGTGAGCAGGAAGATTGTCCGGAGCTGCTGCGGCCCGCTGGTGAGCGCTGTGGGCTCAAGGAAGCCCAAGACTGACGAGTGGAAGGAGGCAATCCAAGCTGCTGCCCTCCACACCTCAAAGGActcatgtttatttgtgtttgacTTGTAA